In a single window of the Rhopalosiphum padi isolate XX-2018 chromosome 1, ASM2088224v1, whole genome shotgun sequence genome:
- the LOC132917249 gene encoding alpha-N-acetylgalactosaminidase-like has protein sequence MIVTTALRWACCLIIVAIRGLDGLDNGLALTPPMGWLAWQRYRCITDCETYPDECVNEQLFMRAADLLVSEGYSELGYNYVIVDDCWLAKNRSADGKLEADKIRFPSGIKALSDYVHSKGLKFGLYEDWGTKTCAGYPGVLGHEELDAKTFAEWDVDYVKLDGCYSNVRHMDKGYPEFGRHLNNTGRPMVYSCSWPAYQEEKGMLIDYASMAKHCNLWRNYDDIDDSWESMIKIADYFAQKQEFWAKYAGPGHWNDPDMLLIGNFGLTYDQSKTQMAIWAILAAPLLMSNKLTEVHPQFKEILQNKEVIEVNQDKLGIQGTRVFRDKGIDIWTRPVEPFNNGYHSYAVAFVSRRVDGAPYPYNITLEDLGLKNPNGYSLINLFGKEKSPSSCIYKSSDPVKVRVIPSGVVFLRMNIENSNKPCSDNSKSQFFK, from the exons ATGATCGTCACCACAGCACTGCGATGGGCTTGCTGTTTGATCATCGTGGCTATACGAGGGCTTGATGGACTCGACAATGGGCTCGCACTCACACCACCGATGGGGTGGCTTGCGTGGCAGCGTTACAGGTGCATCACAGATTGCGAAACGTACCCCGACGAATGTGTCAA CGAACAATTGTTTATGAGAGCAGCGGATTTATTAGTTAGCGAAGGCTACTCTGAATTGGGTTATAATTATGTCATAGTGGACGACTGTTGGTTGGCCAAGAACAGATCGGCGGATGGAAAATTAGAAGCCGACAAAATAAGGTTCCCAAGTGGTATTAAAGCCTTATCAGACTAT GTACATTCTAAAGGTCTTAAGTTTGGATTATATGAAGACTGGGGTACTAAGACATGTGCAGGATATCCTGGAGTATTGGGTCATGAAGAGTTGGATGCTAAGACATTTGCAGAATGGGATGTTGACTACGTCAAACTAGATGGATGTTATTCAAACGTTAGACACATGGATAAAG gcTATCCTGAATTCGGAAGACATTTAAATAACACTGGAAGACCAATGGTATATTCTTGTAGTTGGCCAGCTTATCAAGAAGAAAAGGGAATGTTA ATTGACTATGCATCAATGGCTAAACACTGTAATCTTTGGCGTAACTATGATGATATTGATGACTCGTGGGAAAGTATGATCAAAATAGCAGATTATTTTGCACAAAAACAAGAATTTTGGGCAAAATACGCTGGACCTGGACACTGGAATGATCCAGACATG cttttaattGGTAATTTTGGATTAACATATGATCAAAGTAAAACACAAATGGCTATTTGGGCAATACTAGCTGCTCCATTATTGatgtcaaataaattaacagaAGTGCACCCacaatttaaagaaattttacaaaacaaagAAGTTATTGAAGTCAATCAAGACAAACTTGGTATACAAGGCACTAGAGTGTTTAGA gatAAAGGTATTGATATTTGGACTAGACCAGTTGAACCTTTTAATAATGGATACCATTCGTATGCTGTAGCATTTGTAAGCCGCCGTGTTGACGGTGCTCCTTATCCGTACAATATAACATTGGAAGATTTAGGTCTCAAAAATCCTAATGGTTATTCACTTATT aacctTTTTGGAAAAGAAAAAAGTCCATCCtcttgtatttataaatcaagCGATCCAGTAAAAGTTCGAGTAATTCCTTCAG GAGTGGTTTTCTTGCGAATGAACATAGAAAATTCAAACAAACCATGTTCAGATAATAGCAAGAGTCAGTTTTTCAAGTGA
- the LOC132917248 gene encoding protein arginine N-methyltransferase 3-like isoform X2 — translation MLFEVDSQPWNDDKYLTPVLKDDPWLMIDIDDVVEDDKESESGYTVNFENNQFTLSSEHFSHIQNKIQTVTKQLEVKEKELADAYNQMLQMKDTLTKVLSARPNDSINTASTLNLEDDHGYFGSYSSVDIHYEMLKDKVRTESYCSAILLNTPSFNGKTVLDLGTGSGILSMFMAKAQAVKVFAVDEADILYNAMDNFRENGFDDVIVPIKGRIEDVNLPIEKVDAIVSEWMGYFLLFESMLDSLIFARDKYLNKNGIMLPNECNLFICGVSDMDRYDEILGFWSDVYGFRMPSLRTETLNKAQVEIVPVDQIVTEECKLCTFDMYTCDTNSTNFKVEFKLNVKKTCSMTSIVGYFDSRFDNDNTVILSTAPNCPPTHWKQTVFLLHDPIDVNEGDILVGEFQCTRNIKQVRSLIVTITINNKSYTYNVS, via the exons atATTGATGATGTAGTTGAAGATGATAAAGAATCAGAATCTGGATATACagtcaattttgaaaataatcagTTTACATTGTCTTCTGAACATTTTAgccatatacaaaataaaattcaaacagtTACTAAACAA CTGGAAGTAAAAGAAAAAGAACTAGCTGACGCATACAATCAAATGCTACAAATGAAAGATACATTAACAAAAGTTTTATCTGCTCGGCCAAATGATTCCATTAACACAGCATCTACTTTAAACTTAGAAGATGATCATGGCTATTTTGGTTCATATTCATCTGTTGACATTCACTATGAAATGCTTAAA GATAAAGTACGAACAGAAAGTTATTGCTCTGCTATATTATTGAATACGCCTTCATTTAATGGCAAAACTGTATTAGATTTAGGCACAGGTAGTGGAATACTATCTATGTTTATGGCCAAAGCACAAGCAGTTAAGGTTTTTGCAGTTGATGAAGCTGATATACTGTACAATGCTATGGAcaattttag agAAAATGGATTTGATGATGTGATTGTGCCAATCAAAGGAAGAATTGAGGATGTTAATTTACCTATTGAAAAAGTTGATGCTATTGTTTCTGAATGGATgggatattttttgttatttgaatCAATGTTAGATAGTTTAATATTTGCCCgtgacaaatatttaaataaaaatggaattatGTTGCCAAATGAATGTAACCTATTTATCTGTGGTGTGAGTGATATGG atAGATATGATGAAATATTAGGATTTTGGTCAGATGTATATGGTTTTCGTATGCCTTCATTAAGGACAGAAACTTTAAACAAAGCACAAGTTGAAATTGTACCTGTTGACCAAATTGTTACTGAAGAATGTAAACTTTGCACTTTTGACATGTATACATGTGATACTAATTCTACTAATTTTAAAGTAGAATTTAaacttaatgttaaaaaaacatGTTCAATGACTAGTATAGTTGGATACTTTGATTCAAGATTTGATAATGATAACACAGTGATTTTATCAACAGCACCAAACTGTCCACCCACTCATTGGAAACAGACAGTATTTCTTCTACATGATCCAATTGATGTGAATGAAG gtgataTACTTGTTGGAGAATTCCAGTGTACCAGAAATATAAAACAAGTAAGATCTTTAATTGTCACaatcactataaataataaaagctatacttataatgtatcttaa
- the LOC132931809 gene encoding alpha-N-acetylgalactosaminidase-like → MLNSISVTVAAFAVMLHGVTGLDNGLALTPPMGWLAWQRYRCITDCETYPDECVSEKLFMNAADLLVSEGYADLGYKYVIVDDCWLAKNRSDDGKLEADKTRFPSGIKALSDYVHSKGLKFGLYQDWGEKTCAGYPGVLGSEAMDAKQFAEWEVDYVKLDGCYSNVRDMDRGYVEFGKHLNNTGRPMVYSCSWPAYQEDKGMRINYALMAQHCNLWRNYGDIDDSWSSVTSIADYFATKQEFWAQYAGPGHWNDPDMLLIGNFGLTIDQSKSQMAIWAVLAAPLLMSNKLSTVRPEFKEILQNAEVIKVNQDALGIQGTRVFKDKGIDIWTRPVEPVHRGNYSYAVAFVSRREDGAPYPYKIALEDLGLNHHIGYTIKNLFDKPTSNGIKHYALPKTVVNVRVIPSGVVFLRFDIITIKLEDDIYNSELNKTITFI, encoded by the exons ATGTTGAATTCGATTTCGGTGACGGTTGCGGCGTTTGCAGTTATGCTGCACGGGGTCACCGGCCTCGACAACGGGTTGGCTTTAACACCGCCGATGGGATGGCTCGCGTGGCAGAGATACAGGTGTATCACAGACTGCGAAACGTATCCCGACGAATGTGTCAG TGAAAAGCTGTTTATGAATGCGGCTGATTTGTTGGTCAGTGAAGGCTACGCAGACTTGGGATACAAATACGTTATCGTGGACGACTGTTGGTTGGCTAAGAACAGATCGGACGACGGGAAGTTGGAAGCCGACAAAACGAGGTTCCCGAGCGGTATCAAAGCACTGTCTGACTAC GTTCACTCGAAAGGGTTGAAATTTGGCTTGTATCAAGACTGGGGCGAGAAAACTTGTGCCGGTTACCCGGGCGTGCTGGGCAGCGAAGCGATGGACGCCAAACAGTTCGCCGAATGGGAAGTCGATTACGTAAAATTAGACGGATGTTATTCGAACGTCAGGGATATGGATAGGG GTTACGTCGAATTCGGAAAACACCTGAACAATACAGGAAGGCCAATGGTGTACTCGTGTAGCTGGCCGGCGTATCAAGAAGACAAGGGAATGcgg ATCAATTACGCGTTGATGGCTCAACACTGTAACCTGTGGCGTAACTACGGAGACATTGACGACTCGTGGAGTAGTGTGACATCCATCGCTGATTACTTTGCAACGAAACAAGAGTTCTGGGCGCAATATGCAGGACCCGGACACTGGAACGATCCAGACATG CTCCTGATCGGCAACTTTGGTCTGACAATCGACCAAAGCAAATCGCAAATGGCCATTTGGGCTGTGTTGGCCGCTCCCCTGCTTATGTCCAACAAATTGTCCACCGTACGTCCGGAATTCAAAGAAATCTTACAAAACGCTGAAGTCATCAAAGTCAACCAAGACGCCTTGGGAATACAAGGCACTCGAGTATTTAAG GATAAGGGTATTGACATTTGGACCCGACCAGTCGAACCGGTTCATCGTGGAAATTATTCATACGCGGTGGCGTTTGTGAGTCGTCGCGAGGATGGCGCTCCTTACCCGTACAAAATAGCTCTGGAAGACTTAGGACTGAACCATCACATTGGTTACACGATTAAG AATTTGTTTGATAAACCTACCTCAAACGGTATCAAACACTACGCCTTGCCAAAGACTGTGGTCAACGTAAGAGTTATTCCGTcag GTGTTGTGTTCCTGCGATTCGACATTATCACGATCAAATTGGAAGACGATATTTACAACAGCGAACTCAACAAaaccataacatttatttaa